Genomic segment of Hydractinia symbiolongicarpus strain clone_291-10 chromosome 5, HSymV2.1, whole genome shotgun sequence:
TTATGCAAATGGTATCTATGTGAaaaccattaaaaaatttatttacacgTCAATTAATTGCACATATGTATAAGcacttttgtaaaataaaagcaGTAAAATCTTTGTCTTTAGAACTTTGAAGGAAACATATACAAAATCAATTTCTGTAGCATCAATGTAATTCTTATAAGGCGTGCTTCTGCAGAAATAAAGGTTAAAAAACTCAGCGGATTTCTAAGTTTTACCAACCTGGGTGTTGAAGAAGGTGTAGCTTATCAgtaattttgaatttaaaaatagtgAATAGCTCTAACCTGTGACATCTTTTTGATCGCACATTTCACAAAATGGCCAGGGAGATAACACTTCTCTAAAAACAAACTTCTCGTCACTATGTGTTGATTTACAAATGTCTTCAGAAACAACTTCATTCTTCAAAACACATTCGTGAGTGTTCATCGCGTCATTCGGAATGCATCTTTCTCTATCGTTACCACATATGTTGTCATTCTGTGTACACTCATTCTAAAGTGACAAAAATGATGAATTATGGATACCGTCTTTTTGTACTTGTTTAGATGTTTGAAATTTCTTGctatttatttttctgttttgttgtttttttgttctttttgtcaATGGGTGTggatttttaatataattttttcatcatacaataataaaaaaacagtatTCTATGGTTGTTCTTTATATACCAACAAatgttgtatcttttctgaccctcaGAAAAGacacaagatgccctggggatgaggttgcaaCAAATGCTGTGTGAGCATAGGATATATACTATAAGGTGGTTAGGCCTGGTACCCACTAGAAAGTGCTATAAACCGTGAAGCTTAACACCGACTAGTGGGTACCGGACTTTATAATGTAGCTAGAATGAGTTTTTGTACACCACATTACAATGacatttacaattttttgtgtTTACATTGAGCTGCTTTATCATCGTGACAAGTCGCAACTTAGTAGCATTTTAAGTACTGGACCTTTATGCCCCACCCTTTTAGTGTGACATGGGTCAAAAAAGCCCacaattttttcagaaattggaattatttttattacaccCTAGCTTGCATTGTCTTAATTTgctacaaaaataaaatcaataaaccgcaataaacaaataaaacttcTGAGTTGATGCACAACTTagcaaaaaacatttgaaatactCACAGCAGTTGCTATATGTGTGGCATTTGGATGTCTGACCAGTTGACAAGGATcttcaaaaaatgtttgattTAGCAACTCGCATAATGTAACATTATTTGTGATGTTAACTAGATTGAAACTTTTACAAAGCGCATGAAGCAAACAGAACCTTCCACATTCAGCCATTGATGAAACGTTCTGTTGTTGGAGCGGTGTTGTAATCAAACGTCGATTTGGATATCGCTTGAGACCCATCCATGATGTTTTAATAGCACTTGTTATGCTCTTGACACGGACAATGTTTCGAGAATCGCAATGTACGAAAGAAAGCACAACGATTGTTAACAAAATTAGTTTCAGCCACATCTTTCTTCGTTTATTACATCTCACTAGTTCCTCATTTAAATGACCTTCTTTTATCTGTTTTAATTCAATCACTGATAGATCATTGTTAGATGAAAAGATAACGGGTGGACCATTGcggtaaaaaaacattaatttaagTCGCCATTATATGAATGAGAATACAAATATGTTATTACATATTCACAGTGTGAGATTTTTGAGAATTGTAAGTTGTGGTCCACTTCTAAAGTTAGATGTGACTAATAATGAACGCCTATCGAGTTTGTTTTGACCACCATAGTAACAAATGTTATGACTCAGTTTCCAACCTGCTTTTATTCTAACTTGTCATTTGCTAATTTAGAGTAAGGCAACTAGGACAGAGTGCTTTAATATTTGAAACAATGTATGTTGGTTGAAGGAATTGTCAGCGATACCAAATACTGCCTGCGTAaattaaacattgtttttttacatcTGGGTCCGCAGTTTTAGCTACATGCAGGACAATACTTTTGTTTAAGATTGTACATGAGAAACCGTTATTTCCCCATACTACATTTTAAATAGTAGTATTATCAGGAAAAAAGTTTGTTGATAGTTAGAACCTGTGCGAATATTATTAcaaaagaaacaagaacaaATTAATAACCACCATTTTCAATATACTATGAATGATCAGACTCACGTTTTATTTAATTTGACAATAATACCAAATACCTTATTCAGGGACAAAAATGATCCTTTACCAGCCATGATTATGGCCATTCTGACAGAGTTTCCCCTCCCCCACCTTTGCTCACGTAATCATTATCgggaaattcttttttttaatgttttgagcAAAAATGGCTTCCCTCATCAACCGAAGAAACATAATTAATTCACCTATCATTTGAAATGGAGAAGTATGGCCACACTGGTTAATTTTGATTCGGGATTGCTTTGatgaattattttgtttttgttggtgAATTTAAATTTAGGGATTTTTCCGACATAGCTATTCGATTGCGCCGAAGTGTCCGTAAGAGAAATTTACCCGAAGAAAGCTAATTTAACTAGGCTGTACTACTCTGGACTAGAGAAATTAACGAAAATTCAAACTTTCGGAATAAAGAAAAGTGCTATATTTCATTGCAGTTAAAAATTAATCAATTGTGGGAGCATTATAGTTCTGTTGAAAGAAAAAGGGAGTAACCCTTACAATAAAAAACCAAAAGGGTTCAAAAGAATCCCCCCTTTATGGTCACatggaaaattattatctaataGATCCTTGGTACCAATATCTCAAGTAAGAAATCTTCATCCtgccataaaaaattaattttcacagttATGCATAATTTACACGAAAATCCCGCTACAAGCAAGCTCGACCCCAGCACATTTTACCATGGCGACTATTTCGCTAGAGCTATCAGAAAGCGCAGTGCCGTTGAGAAGCAAAAAGTCCTGGGCACGAGGTTGCGCTACAAGGCTTTGTCGTTAATTTTGCGCTTTACAATGTTTCATTGTGGTTTTGTAGAATATTCACgcattgaattaaaaaaataggaagAAAAAAGGAGATACCTGCTGTGTTTA
This window contains:
- the LOC130645182 gene encoding uncharacterized protein LOC130645182, yielding MFFYRNGPPVIFSSNNDLSVIELKQIKEGHLNEELVRCNKRRKMWLKLILLTIVVLSFVHCDSRNIVRVKSITSAIKTSWMGLKRYPNRRLITTPLQQQNVSSMAECGRFCLLHALCKSFNLVNITNNVTLCELLNQTFFEDPCQLVRHPNATHIATANECTQNDNICGNDRERCIPNDAMNTHECVLKNEVVSEDICKSTHSDEKFVFREVLSPWPFCEMCDQKDVTGAIYILKMTGKENFNRTWKEYRNGFGGSDFWLGNEKIYRLTLSRNIELHIYLSNSHSSYSFYYKHFLLESENEYYRMNVDGRERFPREWDTGIKNCDTTFSTFDKGSEKLKASTEGTGWWYGGDCATNLFLGVWPGKVFSEVHMKLKINL